Proteins from a genomic interval of Maylandia zebra isolate NMK-2024a linkage group LG15, Mzebra_GT3a, whole genome shotgun sequence:
- the LOC112436008 gene encoding 5-hydroxytryptamine receptor 3E-like, which translates to MLEALKPVFNLNAIRPVVNITTVTNIGISITVFGILGVNEKAQLLKTFLWQDFKWQNEFTKWDPEECGTSQMSVPRTNLWLPDIIINEFMDENTAPKVPYAYLLSDGTVSDSQPIKAITSCKLDIYLFPFDIQNCTLSFNSYTLKSNALQLYLKETPERMTEYSKSRMATMGEWELIGIAAKKYTLTSTASGSYDEIRFYISLRRQAMLYVANLLLPSCFLITVDLFSFILPPNDADRSSFKMTLILGYTVFLLMMNDLLPATGNAIPLINVFLSMCLAMMVGSLLETIVITNFLCGSSNYSRAPRWIRVLFLKILGRLVCLPPKPRDRNDTVIQNPVTQVSSPVTEESKTLEQKGPLGEDKTLQELRSLGRGLQAVRLQVEQHLSKSLSTEEWIQIGLIIDRLLFILYIIFITVSFITIIIIWVVSYNAA; encoded by the exons ATGCTGGAGGCCCTTAAGCCAGTCTTCAACCTGAACGCCATTCGACCTGTGGTGAACATAACAACCGTCACTAACATTGGCATTTCTATAACTGTGTTTGGCATTTTGGGAGTG AATGAGAAAGCTCAACTCCTCAAAACATTTCTCTGGCAAGATTTT AAATGGCAAAATGAATTTACCAAATGGGACCCAGAAGAGTGCGGAACTAGTCAGATGTCTGTTCCAAGAACAAATCTCTGGCTACCAGATATAATAATCAATGAATT CATGGATGAAAACACAGCTCCAAAGGTGCCATATGCCTACCTGCTTTCTGATGGTACTGTAAGTGATTCACAGCCTATCAAAGCCATCACCTCCTGCAAGCTTGACATCTACTTGTTTCCATTTGACATTCAGAACTGCACTTTATCATTCAACTCATACACACTCAAGA GTAATGCTTTGCAGCTTTACCTGAAAGAGACTCCAGAGAGGATGACTGAATACTCTAAATCTAGGATGGCAACTATGGGTGAATGGGAATTAATTGGAATTGCAGCAAAGAAATACACACTAACATCTACAGCATCGGGCTCTTACGATGAAATTCGCTTCTAT ATCTCATTGCGGCGCCAGGCCATGCTGTATGTAGCGAACCTCCTGCTCCCCAGCTGCTTCCTCATCACTGTGGACCTCTTCAGCTTCATCTTACCTCCCAATGATGCTGACCGGTCTTCATTCAAGATGACACTGATCCTAGGCTACACCGTCTTCCTGCTCATGATGAATGACCTGCTGCCTGCCACTGGAAATGCCATACCTCTCATAA atGTTTTCCTTTCTATGTGCCTGGCTATGATGGTGGGCAGTCTACTGGAAACTATCGTCATTACAAACTTCCTCTGCGGTTCCTCTAACTATTCTCGAGCTCCTCGCTGGATCAGAGTGCTTTTTCTTAAAATCCTGGGTCGACTAGTATGCCTTCCTCCAAAGCCCAGAGATCGGAACGACACAGTGATCCAAAATCCAGTCACACAGG TCTCCTCTCCAGTGACAGAGGAATCCAAGACTCTGGAGCAGAAGGGGCCACTGGGTGAGGACAAAACCCTGCAAGAGCTGAGGAGCCTGGGCAGAGGCCTCCAGGCCGTCCGCCTTCAGGTGGAGCAGCATCTGAGCAAAAGCCTGAGCACAGAGGAATGGATCCAGATAGGTTTAATCATAGACCGCCTGCTGTTCATCCTTTACATCATCTTCATAACAGTCAGCTTCATTACCATCATCATTATCTGGGTGGTTTCATACAATGCGGCCTAA